The Caretta caretta isolate rCarCar2 chromosome 5, rCarCar1.hap1, whole genome shotgun sequence genome contains a region encoding:
- the ZBTB7C gene encoding zinc finger and BTB domain-containing protein 7C isoform X2: MANGIEDLIGIPFPNHSSEVLCGLNEQRHDGLLCDVILIVQDQEYRTHRSVLAACSKYFKKLFTTGTLTDQPYVYEIDFVKPEALSAILEFAYTSTLTITTSNVKHILNAAKMLEIQCIINVCLEIMEPDREAEEEDDKEDEDDDDDEEDDDDEEEEEEEEVEDFVNQENLTDVQEVSCHQSPSKSDLTEETYTEAPRDFPHHYPAHSSAGHLGMIRDFSIESLLRENLYPKTNIPEKRPALSPFTPGFFPHLWHGNFSSFSQLEEQQVDNGPLDLVIKKRKIKEEEKEELPPAPFPNDFFKDMFAGNPGGHLGHIKAENDYSAYLNFLSATHLGGVFPPWPLEEERKIKPKASQQCPICNKVIMGAGKLPRHMRTHTGEKPYMCTICEVRFTRQDKLKIHMRKHTGERPYLCIHCNAKFVHNYDLKNHMRIHTGVRPYQCEFCYKSFTRSDHLHRHIKRQSCRISRPRRGRKPAAWRAASLLFAQNGQPDEKGFMMPPTLEEMSSHLGTTAMCLPGPSHKHFMSGAKNALNLQDLESQFEETQMKLFGRTHLDMERNRGIFAFALGHNENISARPYFPLPDPWSTGFNGLPGLNHVAPISEASN; the protein is encoded by the exons ATGGCCAATGGCATTGAAGATCTTATTGGGATCCCATTCCCAAATCACAGCAGTGAAGTCCTTTGCGGTTTAAATGAACAGCGGCACGATGGTCTACTCTGTGATGTCATCCTCATTGTCCAGGACCAGGAGTACAGGACCCACAGGTCTGTCCTTGCAGCCTGCAGCAAGTACTTTAAAAAACTCTTCACTACTGGCACTTTAACAGACCAGCCCTATGTTTACGAGAttgactttgtcaagcctgaagcACTTTCTGCTATCCTAGAGTTTGCCTACACTTCAACCCTCACCATCACCACCTCAAACGTCAAGCACATCCTCAACGCAGCCAAGATGCTGGAGATCCAGTGCATTATCAATGTATGCCTTGAAATCATGGAGCCTGACAGAGAAGCTGAAGAGGAAGATGATAAAGAGGATGAAGATGACGATGatgacgaagaagatgatgatgatgaagaggaggaggaggaggaggaagtggaagaTTTTGTGAATCAGGAGAACCTCACAGATGTCCAAGAAGTAAGCTGTCACCAAAGCCCTTCAAAGTCTGACCTTACCGAAGAAACATACACAGAAGCACCTAGAGACTTCCCACACCATTACCCAGCCCATAGCTCTGCCGGCCACTTGGGCATGATACGAGACTTTTCCATCGAGTCATTACTAAGGGAAAATTTGTACCCTAAAACGAACATTCCAGAAAAGAGGCCAGCCCTATCTCCCTTCACACCAGGCTTCTTTCCCCACCTGTGGCATGGAAATTTCAGTTCCTTTTCCCAGCTAGAAGAGCAGCAAGTGGACAATGGCCCTTTGGACCTGGTGATCAAAAAGAGGAAGattaaggaggaggagaaggaggagctccCTCCGGCTCCTTTCCCTAATGACTTCTTCAAGGACATGTTTGCTGGCAATCCAGGAGGTCACCTAGGGCACATTAAGGCAGAGAACGACTATAGCGCTTATCTCAATTTTCTAAGCGCCACCCACCTGGGAGGAGTGTTTCCTCCATGGCCCCTGGAGGAAGAAAGGAAGATAAAGCCCAAGGCATCTCAGCAGTGTCCGATCTGTAACAAAGTCATCATGGGGGCAGGGAAGCTGCCACGGCACatgagaacccacacaggagaaaaGCCATACATGTGCACTATCTGTGAAGTTCGCTTTACCAG GCAGGACAAGCTAAAAATCCACATGCGGAAACACACGGGAGAAAGGCCATACCTCTGCATACACTGCAATGCCAAATTCGTGCACAACTACGACCTAAAAAACCACATGCGCATTCACACGGGTGTCCGGCCTTACCAGTGTGAATTCTGCTACAAGAGCTTCACTCGCTCCGACCACCTCCACCGCCACATCAAGCGGCAGAGCTGTCGAATATCCAGGCCCAGGAGGGGGCGCAAGCCCGCAGCCTGGAGGGCAGCCAGCTTGCTGTTCGCACAGAATGGCCAGCCAGATGAGAAAGGCTTCATGATGCCTCCGACTCTGGAGGAAATGAGCAGCCATCTTGGCACCACGGCCATGTGCCTTCCAGGCCCCAGCCACAAGCACTTCATGAGTGGGGCCAAGAACGCTCTAAACCTGCAAGATCTAGAGAGCCAGTTCGAAGAAACCCAGATGAAGCTGTTTGGGAGGACGCACCTGGACATGGAAAGGAACAGGGGCATCTTTGCCTTTGCCCTGGGCCATAACGAGAACATCTCGGCACGGCCATACTTCCCTCTCCCTGACCCTTGGAGCACAGGATTCAATGGACTGCCTGGACTAAACCATGTGGCCCCAATTTCTGAGGCTAGCAACTAA
- the ZBTB7C gene encoding zinc finger and BTB domain-containing protein 7C isoform X1: MTISTLLQTPSEQRCQFPIKTKRALNENMANGIEDLIGIPFPNHSSEVLCGLNEQRHDGLLCDVILIVQDQEYRTHRSVLAACSKYFKKLFTTGTLTDQPYVYEIDFVKPEALSAILEFAYTSTLTITTSNVKHILNAAKMLEIQCIINVCLEIMEPDREAEEEDDKEDEDDDDDEEDDDDEEEEEEEEVEDFVNQENLTDVQEVSCHQSPSKSDLTEETYTEAPRDFPHHYPAHSSAGHLGMIRDFSIESLLRENLYPKTNIPEKRPALSPFTPGFFPHLWHGNFSSFSQLEEQQVDNGPLDLVIKKRKIKEEEKEELPPAPFPNDFFKDMFAGNPGGHLGHIKAENDYSAYLNFLSATHLGGVFPPWPLEEERKIKPKASQQCPICNKVIMGAGKLPRHMRTHTGEKPYMCTICEVRFTRQDKLKIHMRKHTGERPYLCIHCNAKFVHNYDLKNHMRIHTGVRPYQCEFCYKSFTRSDHLHRHIKRQSCRISRPRRGRKPAAWRAASLLFAQNGQPDEKGFMMPPTLEEMSSHLGTTAMCLPGPSHKHFMSGAKNALNLQDLESQFEETQMKLFGRTHLDMERNRGIFAFALGHNENISARPYFPLPDPWSTGFNGLPGLNHVAPISEASN, from the exons GGCTCTAAATGAGAATATGGCCAATGGCATTGAAGATCTTATTGGGATCCCATTCCCAAATCACAGCAGTGAAGTCCTTTGCGGTTTAAATGAACAGCGGCACGATGGTCTACTCTGTGATGTCATCCTCATTGTCCAGGACCAGGAGTACAGGACCCACAGGTCTGTCCTTGCAGCCTGCAGCAAGTACTTTAAAAAACTCTTCACTACTGGCACTTTAACAGACCAGCCCTATGTTTACGAGAttgactttgtcaagcctgaagcACTTTCTGCTATCCTAGAGTTTGCCTACACTTCAACCCTCACCATCACCACCTCAAACGTCAAGCACATCCTCAACGCAGCCAAGATGCTGGAGATCCAGTGCATTATCAATGTATGCCTTGAAATCATGGAGCCTGACAGAGAAGCTGAAGAGGAAGATGATAAAGAGGATGAAGATGACGATGatgacgaagaagatgatgatgatgaagaggaggaggaggaggaggaagtggaagaTTTTGTGAATCAGGAGAACCTCACAGATGTCCAAGAAGTAAGCTGTCACCAAAGCCCTTCAAAGTCTGACCTTACCGAAGAAACATACACAGAAGCACCTAGAGACTTCCCACACCATTACCCAGCCCATAGCTCTGCCGGCCACTTGGGCATGATACGAGACTTTTCCATCGAGTCATTACTAAGGGAAAATTTGTACCCTAAAACGAACATTCCAGAAAAGAGGCCAGCCCTATCTCCCTTCACACCAGGCTTCTTTCCCCACCTGTGGCATGGAAATTTCAGTTCCTTTTCCCAGCTAGAAGAGCAGCAAGTGGACAATGGCCCTTTGGACCTGGTGATCAAAAAGAGGAAGattaaggaggaggagaaggaggagctccCTCCGGCTCCTTTCCCTAATGACTTCTTCAAGGACATGTTTGCTGGCAATCCAGGAGGTCACCTAGGGCACATTAAGGCAGAGAACGACTATAGCGCTTATCTCAATTTTCTAAGCGCCACCCACCTGGGAGGAGTGTTTCCTCCATGGCCCCTGGAGGAAGAAAGGAAGATAAAGCCCAAGGCATCTCAGCAGTGTCCGATCTGTAACAAAGTCATCATGGGGGCAGGGAAGCTGCCACGGCACatgagaacccacacaggagaaaaGCCATACATGTGCACTATCTGTGAAGTTCGCTTTACCAG GCAGGACAAGCTAAAAATCCACATGCGGAAACACACGGGAGAAAGGCCATACCTCTGCATACACTGCAATGCCAAATTCGTGCACAACTACGACCTAAAAAACCACATGCGCATTCACACGGGTGTCCGGCCTTACCAGTGTGAATTCTGCTACAAGAGCTTCACTCGCTCCGACCACCTCCACCGCCACATCAAGCGGCAGAGCTGTCGAATATCCAGGCCCAGGAGGGGGCGCAAGCCCGCAGCCTGGAGGGCAGCCAGCTTGCTGTTCGCACAGAATGGCCAGCCAGATGAGAAAGGCTTCATGATGCCTCCGACTCTGGAGGAAATGAGCAGCCATCTTGGCACCACGGCCATGTGCCTTCCAGGCCCCAGCCACAAGCACTTCATGAGTGGGGCCAAGAACGCTCTAAACCTGCAAGATCTAGAGAGCCAGTTCGAAGAAACCCAGATGAAGCTGTTTGGGAGGACGCACCTGGACATGGAAAGGAACAGGGGCATCTTTGCCTTTGCCCTGGGCCATAACGAGAACATCTCGGCACGGCCATACTTCCCTCTCCCTGACCCTTGGAGCACAGGATTCAATGGACTGCCTGGACTAAACCATGTGGCCCCAATTTCTGAGGCTAGCAACTAA